The Linepithema humile isolate Giens D197 chromosome 2, Lhum_UNIL_v1.0, whole genome shotgun sequence genome has a segment encoding these proteins:
- the sev gene encoding proto-oncogene tyrosine-protein kinase ROS isoform X1: protein MLGTGLCALLKVLTLAVAVVAFLPEDLEDGIPPASLQEECASKCPNLDLTQNRTDDLSSEVGCGVRCKIDQCTKGCEAWEQALVTNCQAVCNGTQELLPPKELYCVLGCHDALNRFFQQLKAEIGTPPAPALVADSLTATSLRLEWKGIDVHRRVGSISYLVQYTRRYEKSAETWQYCRNQSWDNGNRQILVENLQPYTNYKFRVALLLKLSVHNPEPIVSAPVVITTLAAGLPTSPPRIVRGSAVDSYRVSVSWEPGEFVNGPLLSYVLRLQGDNHTQLKDIPVKESTGLYMFQNLIPDQNYSISVTMRNEVGEGPPQTTYISTTPLESIVKDTQQPILIIGNEHTVMKQGADMLDEPSVVYETNSVIRGVAIHVASAQLFVSTSTGYVYRTSIIERSSKAEAILSPGQMNFEPLSLSVDWLNLHLYVLGEVKHATSKWQIARCNLDGRGLTVAMAGILSRPSHIEVDPYNGYLFWVTKVGLFRLDLADISNGVKHEAQPFVIVEDAHLGAFTVDHTNFRLLVPHHTRNTVISVSLDGRELVDLRPNTQKPKFNNVVSLAMANGLFFWTNGAGVLAENYHSGQNRYFHNAYPDTSGISFVSVNVLINASQPVPIPINPPTGVQAVLGVERAKVSWQAPHLLGGQGKGAWQNWSYELEIKDESTNETVRQKDIAGSSHTVHNLRERLEYSIKAAAYTSAGRGPWSSEFRGQTLKSGTHASILWSSNEGLLRSDVTGENIDTLVYKASLKEFESEFHIVDVSWYKDALYIVGNNSALYRYNIKTHEKMKLNINSVGSVAVDWISKKLYWANPKQQIITRANLNGSQQEPMSILAIVKELIIDSLEAYLYWSTGHAVEVARLNGQDRRYYHSDEIFNGKQVMGLTLDTENRYVYWIVRSYESGSILYRAPTSERIPMNQKIEPKKVSALQHPNMQGPLCYFSEHLLWLQDDRNAVIGDLSGQNTAVINGITLSGLYMVAIMDPALHQYPENLTSETVVVSPNAVDRDSIRVEGTWRNFNISWDPVKNINYGTVFYEVKFADYINTNSNPEITIETTMPYNNSDQILPYSVLEVTVKAFTYWATAHHSQMILRSPQSVPSQPTSPRAFVEFYKKVLSENTDIFVIFRWNLPEFTNGLIQGYTVQCWFFNNLEKIEVCNDYSIPSTTLEYTAYNLLPNTTYYFQVRAHTRIGAGPYTDLINVTTMYENPVPQLLVATADAVRISDLDQEINYTLTRHIAKEVSYLAAEKKIYWINEMRELVTSDMTGTNATKILDLNNTADSLCVDWVAKNLYWSESGYREHGYRESNGYIMKLDLTMWQAGKIKYENIVKTGRRVLNLDVLPSQGSLYWIESTNDRGTIMQSDLNGKNVQPFFKNIGDTCSCPYKPSGMVIAMAIDKTNIQKPMMYWVMEEHLIVIDIYRSESFVDRGGCTCANVSSSKFSKVTSLTVDKMNIYWSNAMENQIYFLKKEHFFVASKENVSELKIRSFYLPGVRSIRALGKSLQSYPTANCLKPDQVSSGSEHASYRVKEVNTTSSSIVVQLPEPIPQHGCKNYSLPSSLYTIYLWPCPENDRNTPCQNREWLKVRTYERRYEIRNLKPFTWYKLELALSNIYTDLENLDLEFGPGVMQRTGVSKPSAPENVTVQVLTPTLAVVYWRPPRVLHSAAVHYEVHWWSTLLVNGVRQKGEQVIKEPERAADGRFFTTLKPLLPGQDYKVYVRAYPANFNDNYNESLGETIHTYAEPNNLTVIGVSVDGMNISWIPSVNLMTFYALQYKNVAVEEWQTANKYEKENGKVRYYIEGLQPRTLYKFRLVLKYPAYEENFIWPSDGRFTFQTLGAVPSAPGMPTVTRLRNSVYQLNWEPAQAHGSQVALYRLEGLIADDNHKQDEELDENEHWNLYYNGTDNYWIITGDMDEKYRFRVQAKNAYGLGAWSRLSTVVDLTESNGGILATQQHLPLMLGLIAIVITIMLVCFCYFFCPVYRQRKEDKKAVLPPIVSDVELATLREIPRGNFVQSNALYASTLQNDPDDTALPKIRQEQITLAKFLGSGAFGKVFLGSAKDLEGPGTTPVAIKMLRKDANSREKTEFLQEARLMSHFRHKHVLRLLGVCFDTDPPLLVLELMEAGDLLSYLRESRALQPTDSRALRLQDLLAMCEDVARGCRYLEELHFVHRDLACRNCLVSARDRENRVVKIGDFGLARDIYKNDYYRKEGEGLLPVRWMAPESLVDGVFTSQSDVWAFGVLMWEITSLGQQPYPARTNLEVLHYVRAGGRLPKPLNCPSTLHQLMQRCWSAADARPSFKICLESIVLLRGNIEDAILSPVHTGHYLARKGVSNMAYFADENQNHNNSGNSWKSSSSEGSRDMQPFLQNSNNATHNPQSGEVPKYLELLADNEDAVSRENPTNGYEVPRSIHVSDQNLTSISRISCVNQDRKCSLPTDNTQERKEHSTEERKQFDGRLYDKRSSITSLNLPDRRGASVSGMPEKCNTLDSLKSANSVAKAALKRNSFSSLNGQRKYKTNLSERRDSEASIEDRSCSSHSLAPSTRPSSSLINSQTVLPCLKNNVTASNVTGNGEVPSIESTATKNTLSKIQRTHSNLQNGKANIPLVINSALLNLLRQTPVVEDGNSIVTYTNINADAVKVNGS, encoded by the exons AATCGAACCGACGACCTGAGCTCGGAGGTAGGATGCGGGGTGCGGTGCAAGATCGATCAG TGTACAAAAGGCTGCGAAGCATGGGAACAAGCGCTCGTCACAAACTGCCAAGCTGTTTGC AATGGAACGCAAGAATTACTACCACCGAAGGAACTGTACTGCGTTTTGGGCTGCCACGACGCGTTAAATCGTTTCTTCCAGCAACTCAAAG cGGAAATCGGCACGCCACCGGCGCCAGCGTTGGTCGCGGACTCGTTGACGGCTACGTCGCTCAGACTCGAGTGGAAAGGCATAGATGTACACAGACGTGTTGGCAGCATTTCGTACCTGGTGCAATATACGAGGCGCTACGAGAAATCAGCTGAGACATGGCAGTATTGCAGGAATCAATCGTGGGACAATGGCAATCGCCAGATACTGGTCGAAAATTTGCAGCCGTATACAAATTACAAG TTTCGCGTAGCGTTGCTCCTGAAATTGTCGGTCCACAATCCGGAGCCGATCGTGTCAGCGCCGGTAGTGATAACGACACTGGCGGCTGGTCTGCCGACGTCACCACCGAGAATTGTAAGAGGCTCGGCGGTAGACAGCTACCGCGTCTCTGTGTCTTGGGAACCGGGCGAATTTGTGAACGGGCCACTTTTGTCGTATGTCCTGCGCCTGCAAGGGGATAATCATACCCAGCTTAAG GATATTCCAGTCAAAGAAAGCACCGGTCTTTACATGTTTCAAAATCTCATACCTGATCAGAATTATTCTATCAGTGTGACTATGAGAAATGAAGTCGGCGAGGGTCCACCACAGACTACTTATATTTCTACGACCCCTCTAGAATCTATCG TGAAGGACACGCAACAGCCGATTCTCATCATCGGAAACGAGCATACGGTCATGAAGCAGGGCGCCGATATGCTGGACGAGCCCAGCGTCGTTTACGAGACGAATTCTGTGATCCGCGGTGTGGCGATACACGTGGCGTCCGCTCAATTGTTCGTTTCCACTTCAACGGGTTACGTGTATCGAACGTCGATCATCGAGCGATCGAGCAAGGCTGAAGCTATCTTGAGCCCCGGTCAAATGAATTTCGAACCACTGAGTCTTTCGGTCGATTGGCTGAATCTCCACCTGTACGTTTTGGGAGAAGTAAAACACGCGACGAGCAAGTGGCAAATAGCCAGATGCAATCTCGATGGCAGAGGCTTGACAGTGGCCATGGCTGGAATTCTGAGTCGACCCTCGCACATCGAGGTCGATCCTTACAACGGATATCTCTTCTGGGTCACTAAAGTGGGGCTGTTCAGATTGGATTTGGCCGATATCAGCAATGGTGTGAAACACGAG gcTCAACCATTTGTAATTGTTGAGGACGCGCATTTGGGCGCTTTTACAGTAGATCATACGAACTTTCGATTACTCGTTCCTCATCACACTCGGAACACGGTGATATCCGTATCACTGGACGGTCGCGAACTTGTTGATCTGCGTCCTAATACGCAGAAGCCTAAATTCAATAACGTCGTTTCCCTAGCTATGGCAAATGGATTGTTTTTTTGGACTAATGGCGCAGGGGTCCTCGCCGAAAACTATCATTCCGGCCAAAACAGATACTTCCACAATGCATATCCCGACAC GTCTGGCATTTCCTTCGTCAGCGTCAACGTGTTGATAAATGCTAGTCAACCAGTTCCTATTCCAATAAATCCACCCACGGGAGTGCAAGCAGTTCTAGGAGTGGAAAGAGCAAAAGTTTCCTGGCAAGCTCCTCATTTGCTGGGCGGCCAAGGAAAAGGCGCTTGGCAAAACTGGTCGTACGAGCTCGAAATCAAGGATGAATCGACGAATGAAACTGTCCGTCAGAAGGATATCGCCGGATCGTCTCACACTGTCCACAATTTGCGAGAAAGATTGGAATATTCGATCAAAGCTGCAGCGTACACGAGCGCCGGCAGAGGACCGTGGTCTTCGGAATTCCGAGGGCAAAccttaaa GAGTGGTACGCATGCGTCTATCTTGTGGTCATCGAACGAAGGGCTCTTGAGAAGCGACGTAACCGGCGAAAATATAGACACGCTCGTTTATAAAGCTAGTCTGAAAGAATTCGAGAGCGAATTTCATATTGTTGACGTTAGTTGGTACAAGGACGCGCTGTATATAGTAGGAAATAATTCCGCGCTATATCGTTACAATATCAAAACTCATGAGAAGATGAAACTCAACATCAACTCGGTCGGAAGCGTCGCTGTGGACTGGATATCGAAGAAACTATACTGGGCGAATCCAAAAcaacaaatt ATAACAAGAGCGAACCTGAACGGATCTCAGCAAGAACCGATGTCCATCCTAGCAATTGTAAAAGAGCTGATAATCGACTCTCTGGAGGCGTATTTATATTGGTCAACTGGTCACGCTGTGGAAGTTGCGCGATTGAATGGACAGGACAGGAGATACTATCATTcggatgaaatttttaatggcAAACAAGTAATGGGACTAACGCTCGACACCGAAAACAGATATGTTTACTGGATCGTTCGAAGTTACGAAAGCGGATCCATTCTCTATCGAGCACCGACATCCGAAAGAATTCCAATGAACCAGAAAATCGAGCCGAAAAAg gtCTCTGCTTTGCAACATCCAAACATGCAAGGACCTTTATGCTATTTTTCCGAGCATCTACTGTGGCTGCAGGATGACAGAAATGCTGTGATCGGCGATCTGTCCGGTCAAAATACGGCCGTCATAAACGGGATTACTTTGTCTGGTTTATACATGGTGGCCATTATGGATCCTGCGCTTCATCAGTATCCGGAAAATTTGACGTCGGAGACAGTAGTGGTCTCGCCGAACGCCGTCGATCGCGATAGCATAAGAGTCGAGGGAACCTGGAGAAATTTCAACATTTCCTGGGATCCTGTAAAGAATATCAATTACGGCACGGTTTTCTACGAAGTAAAGTTCGCGGATTACATTAATACGAACTCGAACCCAGAAATCACGATTGAAACGACGATGCCGTACAACAACTCGGATCAGATCCTTCCCTATTCCGTCCTGGAGGTCACCGTGAAGGCTTTCACATACTGGGCAACCGCGCATCACTCCCAGATGATCTTGAGATCTCCACAGAGCGTGCCGAGTCAGCCAACATCTCCCAGAGCgtttgttgaattttataaaaaggtGCTGAGCGAAAATACAGACATCTTTGTGATATTCAG ATGGAATTTGCCTGAATTTACTAACGGACTCATTCAAGGATACACGGTTCAGTGCTGGTTCTTCAACAATCTGGAGAAAATTGAAGTCTGCAACGACTACAGCATCCCGTCCACGACATTGGAGTACACGGCGTATAATTTATTACCCAACACGACGTATTATTTCCAAGTGCGGGCGCACACCAGGATCGGCGCTGGTCCTTACACGGATTTAATCAACGTGACAACCATGTACGAGAATCCGGTGCCGCAATTATTGGTCGCCACGGCGGACGCTGTGAGGATATCCGATCTGGATCAGGAGATTAACTACACGCTCACTAGGCACATCGCGAAAGAGGTCAGCTATTTGGCAGCGGAAAAGAAGATCTATTGGATCAATGAGATGCGAGAGTTGGTGACGTCGGACATGACCGGAACCAACGCTACGAAGATACTCGATCTCAACAATACTGCGGATAGCCTCTGCGTCGACTGGGTGGCGAAGAATCTGTACTGGTCGGAGAGCGGATACAGGGAACACGGATACAGGGAAAGCAACGGCTACATCATGAAGCTGGATTTGACGATGTGGCAAGCTGGCAAGATCAAGTACGAAAACATCGTGAAGACAGGGAGGCGTGTTTTGAATTTAGATGTGCTGCCGTCTCAGGG ATCTTTATATTGGATTGAGTCGACGAATGATCGCGGCACAATAATGCAATCGGATCTGAACGGGAAAAACGTGCAACCTTTCTTCAAAAACATAGGTGATACGTGCTCCTGCCCATATAAACCGTCCGGCATGGTGATCGCGATGGCGATTGATAAAACCAACATCCAGAAACCAATGATGTACTGGGTGATGGAGGAACACTTAATCGTGATAGACATTTATCGTAGTGAATCGTTCGTGGACCGTGGTGGCTGTACGTGTGCCAATGTGTCAAGCTCGAAATTTAGCAAAGTGACGTCTCTCACGGTTGATAAGATGAATATCTATTGGTCCAACGCAATGgagaatcaaatttatttcttgaagAAAGAGCACTTTTTCGTCGCGAGCAAGGAAAACGTGTCCGAGTTGAAGATAAGGAGCTTCTATCTACCAGGTGTGCGCAGCATCAGAGCTCTCGGCAAGTCCCTGCAATCCTATCCCACCGCGAACTGCCTGAAGCCCGACCAGGTTTCATCAGGTTCAGAACACGCGTCCTACCGCGTGAAGGAAGTAAATACGACGTCCAGCAGCATAGTCGTCCAGCTTCCGGAACCGATTCCCCAGCACGGCTGCAAGAATTACAGCCTACCCAGCTCGCTGTACACCATCTACTTGTGGCCGTGTCCGGAGAACGATCGCAACACGCCTTGCCAGAATCGCGAGTGGCTCAAGGTGCGGACGTACGAGCGGCGCTACGAAATCCGCAATCTCAAGCCGTTCACGTGGTACAAGCTGGAGCTGGCGCTGAGTAACATCTACACCGATCTAGAAAACTTAGATCTGGAGTTCGGCCCGGGCGTGATGCAGCGGACCGGCGTGAGTAAGCCTAGCGCGCCGGAGAATGTCACGGTGCAGGTGCTGACGCCGACCCTGGCGGTGGTCTACTGGCGTCCTCCCAGAGTCTTGCATTCCGCAGCGGTGCACTACGAGGTACACTGGTGGTCGACTTTGCTGGTGAACGGTGTGCGACAGAAGGGCGAGCAAGTGATCAAGGAACCGGAGCGCGCGGCGGACGGCAGGTTCTTCACGACGTTGAAGCCGCTGCTGCCGGGGCAGGATTACAAGGTGTACGTGCGCGCGTATCCCGCCAATTTCAACGACAACTACAACGAGAGTCTCGGCGAAACCATCCACACGTACGCGGAACCGAACAACTTGACGGTGATCGGAGTCAGTGTGGACGGTATGAACATTTCCTGGATCCCGAGCGTCAATCTAATGACCTTTTACGCGCTACAGTACAAAAACGTTGCGGTGGAGGAGTGGCAAACCGCGAATAAATACGAGAAGGAGAATGGCAAAGTCAGGTACTACATAGAAGGCTTGCAGCCGCGAACTTTGTACAAGTTCCGCTTGGTATTGAAATACCCCGCGTACGAAGAGAATTTCATATGGCCGTCCGATGGGAGATTCACATTTCAAACGCTTG GTGCCGTTCCGAGCGCTCCCGGGATGCCGACGGTGACGAGACTTCGCAATTCTGTTTATCAATTGAACTGGGAACCTGCGCAGGCTCACGGCTCGCAAGTGGCTTTGTATCGGCTGGAGGGTTTAATCGCCGACGACAATCACAAGCAAGACGAGGAGCTCGACGAAAACGAGCACTGGAATTTGTATTACAACGGAACGGACAATTATTGGATAATTACTGGAGATATGGATGAAAAGTATCGATTTCGCGTGCAAGCTAAAAACGCCTACGGCCTCGGTGCTTGGAGCCGATTAAGCACCGTCGTTGATCTAACAGAATCCAACGGTGGAATATTGGCCACGCAACAACATCTACCATTAATGTTGGGCCTCATTGCAATCGTCATTACTATCATGTTGGTGTGCTTCTGCTATTTTTTCTGCC CAGTGTACCGACAACGTAAAGAAGACAAAAAGGCAGTTCTGCCCCCGATAGTGTCGGACGTCGAGCTGGCGACACTTCGCGAGATCCCTCGCGGGAATTTCGTTCAATCTAACGCGCTCTACGCTTCTACGCTGCAGAACGATCCGGACGATACCGCATTGCCTAAGATCAGACAGGAGCAGATTACACTGGCGAAATTCCTGGGCAGCGGTGCATTCGGAAag gTATTTTTGGGAAGTGCGAAGGATTTAGAAGGACCGGGCACAACGCCCGTTGCAATAAAGATGCTGCGAAAGGACGCGAACTCGCGAGAGAAGACGGAATTCCTGCAGGAGGCGAGACTTATGAGCCATTTTCGGCACAAGCATGTACTGAGGTTGCTCGGCGTCTGCTTCGATACGGATCCTCCGTTACTCGTGTTGGAATTAATGGAAGCTGGTGACTTGCTGAGTTATTTGCGGGAGAGTCGGGCTTTACAACCCACCGACTCACGCGCGCTGCGTCTACAAGATTTACTCGCCATGTGCGAAGACGTTGCACGAGGCTGTCGCTATCTGGAGGAACTGCATTTCGTTCACAGAGATCTCGCGTGTCGAAATTGCCTGGTATCCGCGCGGGATCGCGAGAACCGCGTTGTAAAAATCGGCGACTTCGGACTAGCTAGAGACATTTACAAGAATGATTATTATCGCAAG gaAGGAGAAGGATTACTTCCAGTTCGCTGGATGGCACCGGAATCCTTGGTGGACGGAGTGTTCACTTCACAGAGCGACGTTTGGGCGTTCGGAGTGCTAATGTGGGAGATTACCTCGCTGGGTCAACAGCCCTATCCTGCCCGAACCAATCTTGAAGTGTTGCATTACGTGCGTGCCGGCGGTAGGCTACCGAAGCCTCTCAACTGCCCATCGACGTTGCATCAATTAATGCAGCGTTGCTGGAGCGCAGCGGACGCGAGGCCGAGCTTCAAAATTTGTCTCGAGAGTATCGTTCTTCTGAGAGGCAATATAGAAGACGCGATATTGAGCCCGGTGCACACCGGGCATTACCTGGCACGCAAAG GCGTGTCTAACATGGCTTACTTTGCTGACGAGAATCAGAATCATAACAATTCAG GAAACTCCTGGAAGTCCAGCAGCTCCGAGGGAAGCCGAGACATGCAGCCGTTCCTTCAAAACTCGAACAATGCCACGCACAATCCGCAATCCGGCGAAGTCCCGAAGTATCTTGAGTTATTAGCGGACAACGAAGATGCTGTCTCAAGAGAAAACCCCACGAATGGCTACGAAGTACCTCGTTCGATCCACGTCTCGGATCAGAACTTAACGAGTATAAGCAGGATCAGTTGTGTGAATCAGGACCGCAAGTGCAGTCTGCCAACGGATAACACGCAAGAGCGCAAGGAACACTCGACGGAGGAACGGAAGCAGTTTGACGGCAGGCTGTACGACAAGAGATCGTCGATCACTAGTCTAAATTTACCGGACCGAAGAGGTGCGTCAGTTTCAGGCATGCCGGAGAAGTGTAACACGCTGGACAGCTTGAAATCGGCGAACTCAGTCGCAAAAGCGGCGCTCAAGAGAAACTCCTTCTCGTCCCTGAACGGCCAGCGAAAATACAAGACTAACTTGAGCGAGCGAAGAGATTCCGAGGCGAGTATCGAGGACAGGAGTTGCAGCTCGCACAGTCTGGCGCCTTCCACGCGTCCTAGCTCGTCCTTGATTAATTCGCAGACAGTCCTGCCGTGCCTAAAGAACAACGTTACCGCGAGCAACGTTACCGGAAACGGCGAAGTGCCCTCGATTGAGAGTACAGCGACGAAGAATACGTTGTCGAAGATCCAAAGGACTCACTCGAACTTGCAGAACGGCAAGGCAAATATACCGCTCGTGATAAACAGCGCGCTGTTGAATCTACTGCGGCAGACGCCCGTCGTCGAAGACGGCAACAGCATCGTCACGTATACGAATATCAACGCGGACGCTGTGAAAGTGAACGGATCGTGA